Proteins encoded in a region of the Mucilaginibacter sabulilitoris genome:
- a CDS encoding cytochrome-c peroxidase — MRKKTVIFLGVFSLLAMLISATASYKEDVGATATIETFRKNALSFTTSVTELNAAIKAIDKDKLSITQARKCLLNCRLSYKNIAFFTSYFFPSETKLYNAPPKYEVEEPELELEEPMGLQQIEALLFDADVVAHKPELLAQTDALYTSAKDLPSLLYQFKADDRQILESLRLELIRMAALYISGYDAPSLKSGITEALQASRALQVTLQPYCLSGNQAGHLLAQTLNNSIVYLSAHQNFDAFDRMAYLTRFNLPLQQQLGALIQSLHLELNTTAYLNYGAGNMFRPGFLNRWDSIPPVQRKDLAALGKRLFFDRSLSGNQQVSCSTCHRPEQYFTDGKFRSPAMMRDSILKRNTPTLLYAGFQHMQFWDGRAPDMVTQIKTVLFNPLEMGSSPAALQKHVWQNPGYSAELKKLAQADLVAQDKTGLLARAISAYVGTFAPLNSPFDRYLAGERKAMSPAQIKGFNLFMGKAQCGTCHFVPYFNSLVPPLYDVSETEILGTPKTDQLIKPAADSDPGRYDLYAIRYYRQAFKTPTVRNAQMTAPYMHNGTFKTLKSVLDFYNKGGGNGIGLQTEEQTLPAQPLKLSDREMDQITSFINSLTDKPVKRRSSNTAKTS; from the coding sequence ATGAGAAAAAAAACGGTCATATTTTTAGGTGTATTTAGCCTGTTAGCCATGCTGATATCTGCAACTGCATCCTATAAAGAGGATGTAGGAGCCACTGCTACCATCGAAACTTTCAGAAAGAATGCATTGTCATTTACTACATCGGTTACGGAACTTAACGCCGCCATAAAAGCAATCGATAAGGATAAGCTTAGTATTACGCAAGCAAGGAAATGCTTGCTAAATTGCAGGCTTAGTTATAAAAACATCGCCTTTTTTACCTCATACTTTTTTCCAAGTGAAACCAAATTGTATAATGCGCCACCCAAGTATGAGGTAGAAGAACCAGAATTAGAACTCGAAGAACCTATGGGCCTGCAGCAAATAGAAGCATTATTGTTCGATGCTGATGTCGTTGCTCATAAACCGGAATTGCTGGCGCAGACTGATGCACTATATACCTCCGCAAAGGATCTTCCATCGCTATTGTATCAGTTTAAGGCGGATGACCGGCAGATTTTGGAGAGCCTGCGGTTGGAATTGATCCGAATGGCGGCTCTTTATATCAGCGGCTATGATGCACCTTCGTTAAAATCGGGCATTACAGAAGCCCTCCAGGCCAGTCGCGCCCTGCAAGTTACCCTGCAGCCTTACTGCCTTTCGGGCAATCAGGCAGGGCATCTCCTGGCGCAGACATTGAACAATTCCATTGTTTACTTGTCGGCCCATCAGAACTTTGATGCGTTTGACCGGATGGCTTATCTGACCCGTTTCAACCTGCCTTTGCAGCAACAATTAGGCGCTTTGATCCAAAGCCTGCATCTGGAGCTGAATACCACAGCTTATCTGAACTATGGGGCCGGCAATATGTTTCGTCCGGGCTTTTTGAACCGGTGGGATTCCATTCCGCCCGTTCAGCGGAAAGACCTGGCCGCTTTAGGTAAGCGCCTATTTTTTGACCGCTCCCTATCGGGTAACCAGCAAGTAAGTTGCAGTACCTGCCACCGTCCGGAACAATATTTCACCGACGGAAAGTTCCGGAGTCCAGCCATGATGCGGGATTCGATCTTGAAACGCAACACACCGACCTTGCTGTATGCCGGTTTTCAGCACATGCAGTTTTGGGACGGTCGTGCGCCGGATATGGTCACGCAGATCAAAACGGTGTTATTTAATCCGCTGGAAATGGGCAGCAGCCCGGCTGCATTGCAAAAGCACGTTTGGCAAAACCCAGGTTACAGTGCCGAGCTCAAAAAATTAGCGCAGGCAGATCTGGTCGCACAGGACAAAACCGGTTTGCTCGCCCGCGCCATATCCGCTTATGTTGGCACCTTTGCACCACTGAACTCGCCCTTTGATCGGTATCTGGCCGGAGAAAGAAAAGCCATGTCGCCAGCACAGATCAAGGGCTTTAACCTGTTTATGGGCAAGGCGCAATGCGGAACCTGCCATTTCGTACCTTATTTTAATTCACTCGTACCGCCCTTGTACGATGTTTCTGAAACCGAAATATTGGGCACACCAAAAACAGATCAGCTGATCAAGCCGGCCGCAGACAGCGACCCGGGGCGCTATGACCTGTATGCCATCCGTTATTATCGCCAGGCCTTTAAAACACCTACCGTAAGGAATGCTCAGATGACCGCGCCTTATATGCATAATGGGACCTTCAAGACTCTCAAAAGCGTGCTGGACTTTTACAATAAAGGTGGCGGTAACGGCATTGGCCTCCAAACCGAAGAACAAACTTTGCCCGCTCAGCCCCTTAAATTATCTGACCGGGAGATGGACCAGATCACTTCATTTATTAATTCACTTACCGATAAACCTGTTAAACGCCGGTCGTCAAATACAGCTAAAACATCATAA